One Gloeobacter morelensis MG652769 DNA window includes the following coding sequences:
- a CDS encoding aminotransferase class V-fold PLP-dependent enzyme: MLQALRAQLDLDGRVYFNHGGQGLLPESSLERLIWCYRHWRRCGPFSQQAERLAAEQVQRTRETLAAQLGVAGSTLSWAESTSHSLNIALWGLDWRPGDGLLVSDCEHPGALAPACRVAERFGLQRQSVALSPAADPLAAVEAALQPNTRLVLLSHVLWNSGRVLPVAQITRLCRERGVLVLWDGAQAAGVLPLDYSQVDLYASTCHKWWMGPAGTGFLYISEQVRPRLQPTYVGWRSAERYWPDPTWYPDGRAFEVATIPVELLAALEQSLALHAQAGSADLRARAIRDLAGQLWEGLKADPKVERLAEQPPEAGLVCWRPKRALTFADLRSRVQWLEARGIFVRAIPQPLCLRASVHYFNTTGEIAALLEALDRLD; this comes from the coding sequence ATGCTTCAAGCGTTGCGCGCTCAACTGGATCTCGACGGCCGCGTCTATTTCAACCACGGCGGGCAGGGTTTGTTGCCCGAATCGAGCCTGGAACGCCTGATCTGGTGCTACCGCCACTGGCGGCGGTGCGGGCCATTTTCGCAGCAGGCCGAGCGGTTGGCGGCAGAGCAGGTGCAGCGCACCCGCGAAACACTGGCGGCCCAACTGGGGGTGGCAGGCAGCACCCTCAGTTGGGCCGAAAGCACCAGCCACAGCCTCAATATCGCCCTGTGGGGCCTGGACTGGCGCCCCGGCGACGGTCTGCTGGTCTCCGACTGTGAGCACCCGGGAGCACTCGCCCCCGCCTGCCGGGTGGCCGAGCGCTTCGGGCTGCAGCGGCAGAGCGTGGCGCTCTCGCCGGCGGCGGATCCGCTCGCGGCGGTGGAGGCGGCCCTCCAACCGAATACGCGGCTGGTGCTGCTTTCGCACGTGCTCTGGAACAGCGGCCGGGTGCTGCCGGTGGCCCAGATTACCCGGCTTTGCCGCGAGCGGGGGGTGCTGGTGCTCTGGGACGGTGCCCAGGCAGCGGGCGTGCTGCCCCTCGATTACTCCCAGGTCGACTTGTACGCCTCCACCTGCCACAAATGGTGGATGGGTCCGGCGGGCACGGGGTTTCTCTACATCAGCGAGCAGGTGCGTCCTCGTTTGCAACCGACCTACGTCGGCTGGCGCAGTGCCGAGCGCTATTGGCCGGATCCAACCTGGTATCCGGACGGCCGCGCCTTCGAGGTGGCGACGATCCCAGTCGAGTTGCTCGCGGCGCTTGAGCAGTCCCTTGCGCTGCACGCCCAGGCGGGATCCGCCGACCTGCGCGCCCGGGCCATCCGGGATCTGGCCGGGCAGCTGTGGGAAGGGCTCAAAGCCGACCCGAAGGTGGAACGGTTGGCCGAGCAACCGCCGGAGGCGGGACTGGTGTGCTGGCGCCCAAAAAGGGCGCTCACCTTCGCTGATCTCAGAAGCCGGGTGCAGTGGCTCGAAGCGCGTGGAATCTTCGTGCGGGCCATTCCCCAGCCGCTGTGTCTGCGCGCCTCGGTGCACTACTTCAACACAACCGGCGAGATCGCCGCCCTGCTTGAGGCGCTCGATCGGCTCGATTGA
- a CDS encoding Ig-like domain-containing protein, with translation MSEQARLTTAPCRLKHVQFALLFSAGVFFVNLGAVQAETNQSALPIPAASGFASDRLLRENGSNTSADTWKIAQATAITLSGIGNGQVLPPDSVIYVEAKVSGSKPSEVQFLLDGKIVGTEYVSPYFLGGDNSGKPNGWSLNGLANGSHTLQAKAIVSGSAYTSSTVSFSVGAASSAVTVNLSGLSDGQSIAETSKLFVEATISSSKKTKKVDFYIDDRLVWTENNAPYWLGGNSGNTVNGYSVSSLTSGSSHSLFARASVDGMTYDSAAIGFTVSASGGGSTGSSLSWSSDYDTPDADNLDGVSTDDIVGYIGKPSTSGGWEADENPKSAWFKSEGDQLALREAVVDFYRRSGHDLRKTKDQIDAWKPSTWSSKMQGDGLPPYLKPLSIDSYFYKQVPGKAEWPHLLIDRARFKDGKPWRKINFGTTDSDDSNGTGHMYGEPADPVRQAMVGDGDGSTGDCPDVYYNPYSGGPRGDGTVRLKDAINPAVRSGGNTNNGPVTPDNSNDSVVHHVFKESDGSFWETEYYHYRPGCGSYDGDTVSRYGEPINQLPHLGDKAGGYNAAKITGVGGTMHDSELLDNADIGHALMGPTDWIMAALVYPGRGMDGGYQSDKAKGLNQGYLPYGALVRLDPDLTNADIDNFVLANGKKLDTLTKKILRALRDYGWYVSDTGSRDMDIEANVQGDRLPRPRGDYYTELVEFMNAHNQYVVPPPVRPTSDSGN, from the coding sequence ATGTCTGAACAAGCACGGCTTACAACAGCCCCGTGCAGGCTGAAACACGTCCAATTTGCACTGCTGTTTAGCGCAGGTGTTTTTTTCGTAAACCTCGGCGCCGTCCAGGCGGAAACCAACCAAAGTGCTCTGCCCATTCCAGCCGCCTCGGGATTTGCAAGCGATCGCCTGCTTAGAGAAAATGGCTCAAACACGAGCGCCGACACCTGGAAGATTGCCCAGGCTACAGCGATCACCTTGAGCGGCATCGGCAACGGACAGGTGTTACCACCGGATAGTGTGATCTATGTCGAGGCAAAAGTCTCCGGTTCGAAGCCGTCGGAGGTCCAGTTTTTGTTGGACGGCAAGATCGTCGGTACCGAATATGTTTCGCCCTATTTTCTGGGGGGGGACAATTCTGGGAAACCCAACGGCTGGAGTCTCAATGGACTTGCCAACGGCAGCCACACCTTGCAGGCAAAAGCAATAGTGAGCGGTAGCGCATACACTTCTTCTACGGTGAGCTTTAGCGTTGGGGCCGCCAGTTCCGCCGTTACCGTCAATCTCAGCGGACTTAGCGATGGGCAGAGCATTGCTGAGACCAGTAAGCTTTTCGTTGAAGCAACAATCTCCAGTTCCAAAAAAACAAAAAAAGTCGATTTTTACATCGATGACCGGTTGGTATGGACAGAAAACAATGCGCCCTACTGGTTGGGGGGTAACTCCGGTAACACCGTCAACGGCTACTCGGTTTCCAGCCTTACCAGCGGCAGCAGCCACAGTCTGTTCGCCAGAGCCTCCGTCGACGGGATGACCTACGACTCTGCGGCGATCGGGTTTACGGTTTCAGCGAGCGGCGGGGGCAGCACCGGCAGTAGCCTGTCGTGGTCGAGCGATTACGACACCCCCGACGCCGACAACCTGGACGGTGTGAGCACCGACGACATCGTGGGCTACATCGGTAAACCCAGTACGAGCGGCGGCTGGGAGGCCGACGAAAACCCGAAGAGCGCCTGGTTCAAGTCCGAGGGCGACCAGTTGGCCCTGCGCGAGGCGGTGGTCGATTTCTACCGCAGAAGCGGTCACGACCTCAGAAAAACCAAGGACCAGATAGACGCCTGGAAGCCCTCCACCTGGTCGAGCAAGATGCAGGGTGACGGGTTGCCGCCGTACCTGAAGCCACTGTCGATCGATTCGTACTTCTACAAGCAAGTCCCCGGCAAGGCCGAATGGCCCCATCTGCTTATCGATAGAGCCCGCTTCAAAGACGGCAAGCCCTGGCGGAAGATCAACTTCGGCACCACCGACAGCGACGACTCCAACGGCACCGGCCATATGTACGGCGAGCCCGCCGACCCGGTGCGCCAGGCGATGGTGGGCGACGGCGACGGTTCCACCGGCGATTGCCCCGACGTCTACTACAATCCCTACAGCGGCGGTCCGCGCGGGGACGGCACCGTCCGGCTCAAAGATGCGATCAACCCGGCGGTGCGCTCGGGGGGCAACACCAACAACGGCCCGGTCACCCCCGACAACTCCAACGACTCGGTGGTCCACCACGTCTTTAAAGAATCGGACGGCAGCTTCTGGGAGACCGAGTACTACCACTACCGCCCCGGTTGCGGCAGCTACGACGGCGATACGGTCAGCCGCTACGGCGAGCCCATCAACCAGCTGCCGCACCTCGGGGACAAGGCGGGGGGCTACAACGCCGCGAAGATCACCGGGGTGGGCGGCACGATGCACGACAGCGAACTATTGGACAATGCCGATATCGGCCACGCCTTGATGGGTCCGACCGACTGGATCATGGCGGCCTTGGTCTATCCGGGCCGGGGCATGGACGGCGGCTACCAGTCGGACAAGGCCAAGGGCCTCAACCAGGGGTATCTGCCCTACGGGGCGCTGGTGCGGTTGGATCCGGATCTGACCAACGCCGATATCGACAATTTCGTCCTCGCCAACGGCAAGAAGCTCGATACCCTCACCAAGAAGATCCTGCGGGCGCTGCGCGATTACGGCTGGTACGTCTCCGACACGGGCAGCCGCGACATGGACATCGAAGCGAACGTGCAGGGCGACCGGCTGCCCCGGCCCCGGGGCGATTACTATACCGAGCTGGTGGAATTTATGAATGCCCACAACCAGTACGTCGTGCCGCCGCCGGTGCGTCCCACCAGTGATTCGGGCAATTGA
- a CDS encoding helix-turn-helix domain-containing protein: MPGLSGFEIVESVHELSRLLRECVSTRGKERLQVLYLCKAGLMDCERDLAAFVGRNPSTVYRWLQCYRRGGLRRLLSPKSGGGRTAGIRGRVLDKLVAHLEAAQGFNSYKQVQVWLRNECGLEVSYKVVHATLRYRLGLRPSPGPPGTGNA; encoded by the coding sequence ATGCCGGGGCTGTCTGGTTTTGAGATTGTCGAGAGTGTGCACGAACTTTCTCGCCTGTTGCGCGAGTGTGTTTCGACAAGGGGCAAAGAGCGCCTGCAGGTGCTGTATCTGTGCAAAGCGGGTTTGATGGACTGCGAGCGCGACCTTGCCGCCTTTGTCGGCCGCAATCCTTCGACGGTCTATCGCTGGCTGCAGTGCTACAGGCGGGGAGGGCTTCGTCGGCTGTTGTCCCCCAAGAGCGGCGGCGGTCGGACTGCCGGCATCCGCGGCAGGGTCCTGGACAAACTGGTCGCCCACCTGGAGGCGGCCCAGGGCTTTAACAGCTACAAACAGGTACAGGTCTGGCTCAGAAACGAGTGCGGTCTGGAGGTGTCCTACAAGGTCGTCCATGCCACGCTGCGCTACCGCCTGGGGTTGAGGCCGTCGCCAGGACCCCCAGGCACAGGCAATGCGTGA
- a CDS encoding ArsR/SmtB family transcription factor has translation MEPLSAGAIAEVAGYFRVLAEPTRLKILAALRGGPMSVGQVVEAMAGTQANVSKHLQILLDAGMVSRRAQGTSAIYTIVDPLIFGLCAQVCDTLAARLEAQAAERAARLRSAVR, from the coding sequence ATGGAACCGTTGAGCGCTGGGGCGATCGCGGAGGTGGCGGGTTATTTTCGGGTGCTTGCTGAACCTACGCGGCTAAAAATTCTGGCGGCGCTGCGCGGCGGACCGATGAGTGTCGGTCAGGTGGTCGAGGCGATGGCCGGCACCCAGGCCAATGTCTCCAAGCACCTGCAGATTCTGTTGGACGCCGGTATGGTCAGCCGCCGGGCGCAGGGGACAAGCGCCATCTACACGATCGTCGATCCTTTGATTTTTGGTCTGTGCGCACAGGTCTGCGACACCCTGGCCGCGCGCCTGGAGGCGCAGGCTGCGGAGCGCGCTGCGCGGTTGCGCTCCGCAGTCCGCTAA
- a CDS encoding iron uptake porin, which yields MVRWKLFAVGACGAASMMFSSGAAFAQTGDLEQIDRYTREIFGPGLAQVNSVSELSDVDPNSWAFQALKSVVERYGCLEGYPDRTYLGNRPLSRYEFAAGLNACLDKVNELIAASSGDKVTKEDLANLQRLQEEFRNELAALRGRVDALEAKTRDIESKLFSANAKLDGSVVMAVTGGGGGGSNTVLTPSAATGPFGDSAFSQFLGPLRAIPAASANVSFVARTTLNLRASITGKDELLIRLRGVTGQDLGAVFPNQASNFGTLFYALGPGNFAYDASTPNGRVDGAAPVSIDKVRYLYNFSEGFRAFIGPRVDIYEFIDTNSFSNEETDFSSGFTINNPMVTFYFTGPGGGFDWDITGNLAWRAIYFATTGGSAIAGPFGSTGLFGGTNVIATEFEFSPSKTAFIKLQYVRLTELGTLFATGLGELANGSNSDILGVSAEWAIVPQVVLFGRFGQLWSNLNGRPAESTFNTVTGTTYQVGLGFPNLLAAGNAAGAIFGQPIRFTGGQYNGLDFATAGIENVIEVYYRLQLSDRFSITPDLQFVIQPANTRDSNGLTIGTLRATFQF from the coding sequence ATGGTTCGATGGAAGCTATTTGCCGTCGGCGCATGCGGTGCTGCGTCGATGATGTTCTCCAGTGGTGCCGCCTTTGCCCAGACCGGCGATCTCGAGCAGATCGACCGCTACACCCGCGAGATTTTTGGCCCGGGTCTGGCCCAGGTCAATTCGGTTTCGGAGTTAAGCGATGTCGATCCCAATTCCTGGGCATTCCAGGCGCTCAAGAGCGTCGTCGAGCGTTACGGCTGTCTGGAGGGCTATCCCGACAGAACCTATCTGGGCAATCGGCCGCTGTCGCGCTACGAATTTGCCGCCGGCCTCAACGCCTGTCTTGACAAAGTCAACGAGTTGATCGCCGCATCGAGCGGCGACAAGGTGACCAAAGAAGACCTGGCGAATCTGCAGCGGCTGCAGGAGGAATTTCGCAACGAACTGGCGGCTTTGCGCGGCCGGGTCGATGCTCTGGAGGCCAAGACCCGCGACATCGAGAGCAAACTGTTTTCAGCCAACGCCAAACTGGACGGTTCGGTGGTCATGGCGGTCACCGGCGGCGGTGGGGGCGGCAGCAACACGGTCCTGACGCCGAGTGCCGCCACGGGACCCTTCGGCGATTCGGCCTTTTCCCAGTTTCTCGGACCGCTAAGGGCGATCCCGGCCGCATCGGCCAACGTCAGCTTCGTCGCCCGCACCACGCTCAATCTGCGTGCCTCGATCACCGGCAAAGACGAACTGCTGATTCGCCTGCGCGGCGTCACCGGCCAGGATCTCGGAGCGGTTTTCCCCAACCAGGCGAGCAACTTCGGTACGCTCTTCTACGCCCTCGGTCCGGGCAATTTCGCCTACGACGCTTCCACACCCAACGGCCGCGTCGACGGTGCCGCGCCGGTCTCCATCGACAAGGTCCGCTATCTCTACAACTTCTCAGAAGGGTTTCGCGCCTTTATCGGCCCGCGCGTCGACATTTACGAATTTATCGACACCAACTCCTTCTCCAACGAAGAGACCGACTTTTCGAGCGGCTTCACCATCAACAACCCGATGGTGACCTTCTATTTTACCGGCCCGGGTGGCGGCTTCGATTGGGACATCACCGGCAACCTCGCCTGGCGCGCCATCTACTTCGCCACCACCGGCGGTTCGGCGATCGCCGGCCCCTTCGGCAGCACGGGCCTGTTTGGCGGCACCAACGTGATTGCCACCGAATTCGAGTTCAGTCCGAGCAAGACTGCCTTTATCAAGCTGCAGTACGTGCGCCTCACCGAGCTGGGAACACTCTTTGCCACCGGCCTGGGGGAGTTGGCCAACGGCTCCAACAGCGACATTCTGGGGGTGAGCGCCGAGTGGGCAATTGTGCCGCAGGTCGTGCTGTTCGGCCGCTTCGGACAGCTCTGGTCCAATTTGAACGGCAGGCCCGCCGAGAGCACCTTTAACACCGTCACCGGCACCACCTACCAGGTGGGTCTCGGTTTTCCGAACCTGCTGGCGGCGGGGAACGCGGCGGGGGCCATCTTTGGTCAGCCCATCCGCTTTACCGGCGGCCAGTACAACGGCCTCGACTTTGCCACCGCCGGGATCGAGAACGTTATCGAGGTCTACTACCGCCTGCAGTTGAGCGACCGCTTCAGCATCACCCCCGACCTCCAGTTCGTCATCCAGCCCGCCAACACCCGCGACAGCAACGGCCTCACCATCGGCACGCTGCGCGCCACCTTCCAGTTCTAA
- a CDS encoding pentapeptide repeat-containing protein — protein sequence MWRSGALVGVAVGIVLPGLVFAQADIQNNYNGAYLEGRSFAKQNLKQAKFYKANLRGVDFSSSDLRGASLFAASLRGANFNKARLDDAELSNADLRGAKLDQAVLAGAYMTAARLKDVSVDGADFTGTIINNQQKTYLCGRATGTNALTKRQTRRTLGC from the coding sequence ATGTGGCGAAGCGGCGCTTTGGTGGGGGTGGCGGTGGGGATCGTTCTGCCGGGCCTGGTGTTTGCCCAGGCGGACATCCAGAACAACTACAACGGGGCGTACCTGGAGGGACGCTCCTTTGCCAAACAGAACCTCAAGCAGGCCAAGTTCTATAAAGCCAACCTGCGGGGAGTCGACTTCAGCAGCAGTGACCTGCGCGGAGCCAGTCTGTTTGCGGCGAGCCTGCGGGGCGCCAATTTCAACAAAGCGCGCCTGGATGACGCCGAGTTGTCGAATGCCGACTTGCGCGGGGCGAAGCTCGATCAGGCGGTGCTGGCCGGTGCGTATATGACTGCCGCCAGGCTCAAGGACGTCTCCGTCGACGGCGCCGACTTTACCGGGACGATCATCAACAACCAGCAAAAAACCTACCTGTGCGGCCGGGCCACCGGGACCAACGCCCTCACCAAGCGCCAGACGCGCCGGACCCTCGGCTGCTAG
- a CDS encoding CmpA/NrtA family ABC transporter substrate-binding protein has protein sequence MHRRTLIAGAAATLGPTLWLPKALAKGAPEKPKLKVGFIALIDCAPLVIARERGFFERHGLDVELSKEESWASVREGLITGRLDASHALAGTPLAVQLGAEGKAAAPLITAMSLDLNGNAITFSKRLWQAGVRSGADLKKIIATGKAGRTLTGAMVSASSMYNYNLCYWLAHHDIHPYRDVRLITLTPAQLIANLEAGNIDFFCVTEPWNSRAHAEGAGFTVIADRDVWGGHPEKVLAVMEPWARRHPNTHLALVKALIEACRYCDEPAHRQEVLRTLSPRTYLAAQPFLLEPALSGRLDFGGFDGEGRATASLKDVPDFVVFFKRDADYLVGNDQATFPWKSHGLWILTQMARWGQIPAIPAGANTLLDRVYRVDIYRQAAAELGLKAPAQDYKSENTFIDRRRFDPSNPVAYLDSFEIAARA, from the coding sequence ATGCATAGACGAACATTGATCGCCGGGGCGGCAGCCACCCTTGGACCGACCCTCTGGCTACCGAAAGCCTTAGCGAAGGGCGCACCAGAAAAACCAAAGCTCAAAGTCGGTTTTATCGCACTTATTGACTGCGCACCACTGGTCATCGCCCGCGAGCGGGGCTTTTTTGAGCGCCACGGTCTCGATGTCGAGTTGTCCAAAGAGGAGAGCTGGGCGAGCGTGCGCGAGGGACTGATCACAGGGCGCCTCGATGCCTCCCACGCCCTGGCGGGCACGCCGCTGGCGGTGCAGTTGGGCGCCGAAGGCAAGGCGGCTGCTCCGCTGATAACCGCTATGTCCCTCGATCTCAACGGCAACGCTATCACCTTTTCCAAGCGCCTCTGGCAGGCCGGGGTGCGCAGCGGCGCGGATCTCAAAAAAATCATCGCTACCGGCAAGGCGGGCCGCACCCTCACCGGGGCGATGGTCTCCGCCTCCTCGATGTACAACTACAACCTCTGCTACTGGTTGGCCCACCACGATATCCACCCGTACCGCGATGTGCGCCTGATCACCCTGACCCCGGCCCAGTTGATTGCCAATCTCGAAGCGGGCAATATCGATTTTTTCTGCGTCACCGAACCGTGGAACAGCCGCGCCCACGCCGAGGGCGCCGGGTTTACGGTCATTGCCGATCGCGACGTGTGGGGCGGTCACCCGGAGAAGGTGCTCGCCGTCATGGAGCCTTGGGCCAGGAGGCACCCCAACACCCACCTCGCGCTCGTCAAAGCGCTCATCGAAGCCTGCCGCTACTGCGACGAGCCGGCCCATCGCCAGGAGGTGTTGCGCACCCTGTCGCCACGCACCTACCTGGCAGCGCAGCCTTTTTTGCTCGAACCCGCCCTGAGCGGTCGTCTGGACTTCGGCGGCTTCGACGGCGAAGGCAGGGCAACGGCCAGCCTGAAGGATGTACCGGATTTTGTCGTGTTCTTCAAACGGGATGCAGACTACTTGGTCGGAAACGATCAAGCCACCTTCCCCTGGAAGTCCCACGGCCTGTGGATCTTGACCCAGATGGCGCGCTGGGGGCAGATCCCGGCGATCCCGGCCGGGGCGAATACATTGCTCGACCGGGTCTACCGGGTCGATATTTACCGGCAGGCGGCGGCGGAACTGGGGCTCAAGGCTCCTGCCCAGGACTATAAATCTGAGAACACCTTCATCGACAGGCGGCGGTTCGACCCGTCCAACCCGGTTGCCTACCTCGACAGCTTTGAGATCGCCGCGCGCGCTTGA
- a CDS encoding MFS transporter codes for MSAPVQIPAPAQSRDWPYLVGVGGYAILDTVLQTWLIFLFTAQTAPGGPLVAPAVFGLALLAARVCEAAANPLAGFGADRSGRPWLFLLAGTLVFGAAGLALFWAPGPGLGPLNAALLFALLPLALVAQSSYIVPYLGLLPQLARDDERRVRVSNGQALVLLAGVFVGQVLSGPALKWLDNRLALMATLFIALAMALMLVPLLSVRSLQMERSRLVLAQMGQVLVRNPGFRILVVAQALFWLGFNTVRLAAVFFVTVLLGQEAARLSLFLGAIFLVTVPSLLALRFVVPRLGKRRSMILATGSFAVLLPLLATVGRSVGPLSAEQWALALFASLGFPLAILSVVQNPMVAEQVEQDARSSGQAKGALFFGLQGLAIKLSYGLAAALLGVLQSQFGYSPSQPLGIQLVGPIAGVLALGAAIAYGFYPRDLEQPATQPAETRK; via the coding sequence ATGAGCGCCCCTGTGCAGATTCCCGCCCCGGCCCAATCGCGCGATTGGCCCTACCTCGTCGGTGTGGGGGGCTACGCGATCCTTGACACCGTCCTGCAGACGTGGCTGATCTTTCTGTTTACCGCCCAGACGGCTCCGGGCGGGCCGCTGGTTGCTCCGGCCGTCTTTGGGCTGGCGCTTTTGGCGGCGCGGGTCTGCGAGGCGGCGGCCAACCCCCTGGCCGGATTCGGGGCCGACCGCAGCGGCAGGCCGTGGCTGTTTTTGCTGGCGGGGACTTTGGTCTTCGGCGCGGCGGGATTGGCGCTATTCTGGGCGCCGGGTCCGGGCCTCGGACCGCTCAACGCCGCGCTGCTCTTTGCGCTGTTGCCCCTCGCCCTGGTGGCACAGTCGAGCTACATCGTGCCGTACCTCGGACTGTTGCCGCAGCTGGCCCGCGACGACGAGCGCCGCGTGCGCGTGAGCAACGGCCAGGCGCTTGTGCTGCTGGCCGGTGTGTTCGTGGGTCAGGTGCTCTCCGGCCCCGCACTCAAGTGGTTGGACAACCGGCTTGCGCTGATGGCGACGCTGTTTATCGCCCTGGCCATGGCCCTGATGCTGGTGCCGTTGCTGTCGGTCCGCTCGCTGCAGATGGAGCGCTCCCGTTTGGTGCTTGCCCAGATGGGGCAGGTGCTGGTGCGCAACCCCGGCTTTCGGATCTTGGTGGTGGCCCAGGCGCTCTTCTGGCTCGGGTTCAACACGGTGCGCCTGGCGGCCGTCTTTTTTGTAACGGTGCTGCTGGGACAGGAAGCGGCCCGCTTGTCGCTGTTTTTGGGGGCGATTTTTCTGGTGACGGTGCCGTCGCTTTTGGCGTTGCGCTTTGTGGTGCCGCGGCTGGGTAAGCGCAGGAGCATGATCCTCGCCACCGGCAGCTTCGCGGTACTCCTGCCGCTACTGGCCACGGTCGGCCGCTCAGTCGGGCCTTTGAGCGCCGAGCAGTGGGCCTTGGCGCTCTTCGCCTCGCTGGGTTTTCCGCTTGCCATCCTCTCGGTGGTGCAAAACCCGATGGTGGCCGAGCAGGTCGAGCAGGACGCGCGATCTAGCGGGCAAGCCAAAGGAGCCTTGTTTTTCGGCCTGCAGGGACTGGCCATCAAGCTCAGCTACGGCCTGGCCGCGGCACTGCTAGGCGTGTTGCAGTCGCAGTTCGGCTACAGCCCAAGCCAACCGCTGGGCATTCAGCTGGTGGGACCGATCGCCGGGGTGCTCGCCCTGGGGGCCGCCATCGCCTACGGGTTCTATCCGAGGGACCTTGAGCAACCGGCCACTCAGCCGGCGGAGACCAGAAAGTAG
- a CDS encoding sterol desaturase family protein: MLQAIAVAWLLLFVGDFVSTFCYHVPEHVFGKLHVSVHHAPRKNFRHYAVLSGRPSVVADGLLGALPYIALSVLLWSYSWQGVLLGMIFGQFHVWWRHTTALGWRTPGPIAWLCRWLLITTPEQHWRHHHNSTIGYGDIFTVFDAPARCMLKQLRRWRARYRYFLVSAG; the protein is encoded by the coding sequence ATGCTCCAAGCGATCGCGGTGGCCTGGCTGCTGCTGTTTGTCGGCGATTTTGTTTCCACCTTTTGCTACCACGTTCCTGAGCACGTCTTCGGTAAATTGCACGTCAGCGTGCACCACGCCCCCCGCAAAAACTTCCGCCACTACGCCGTGCTGTCCGGCCGACCGAGCGTGGTCGCCGACGGCCTGCTGGGGGCCTTGCCCTACATTGCCCTTTCTGTGCTGCTGTGGTCTTACTCCTGGCAGGGCGTCCTGCTGGGGATGATCTTCGGCCAGTTCCACGTCTGGTGGCGGCACACGACGGCTCTGGGCTGGCGCACGCCCGGCCCGATCGCCTGGCTGTGCCGGTGGCTTTTGATCACCACGCCCGAGCAGCACTGGCGTCACCACCACAACAGCACCATCGGCTACGGCGACATCTTCACGGTCTTCGACGCCCCGGCGCGCTGCATGCTCAAGCAACTGCGGCGCTGGCGGGCGCGCTACCGCTACTTTCTGGTCTCCGCCGGCTGA
- a CDS encoding ferritin-like domain-containing protein — MMELGSQTHKELFCRSIVESHREYDPLAIAWPPLEGEALQLLRSIPFWEEALDREVQAGRIVSAYAQTVSDPLVHEAIAVQGLEETRHAQLLEGMMRFYGLEVRHRPVAPLSANLEDAFMALGYEECLDSFFAFGMYKLAYEARLFPESLFAIFDRLIDEEARHNLYFVNWAAYHQIHKGEGAEPLRSARALWYYGYALARLVGGLASGRPNSPGFTAHGASSLAIDLTPESFIGACIAQQNVRMAVFDPRLLRPQLMPALAGFASEVLRLFNPKKSHPQSHSA; from the coding sequence ATGATGGAACTTGGATCCCAGACCCACAAAGAACTTTTTTGCCGGAGCATCGTCGAGAGCCACCGCGAGTACGATCCGCTCGCAATCGCCTGGCCGCCCCTCGAAGGCGAGGCGCTGCAGTTGTTGCGGTCCATTCCGTTCTGGGAAGAAGCGCTGGATCGCGAGGTGCAGGCCGGCCGGATTGTGAGCGCCTACGCCCAGACCGTCAGCGACCCGCTCGTCCACGAAGCGATCGCCGTGCAGGGGCTCGAGGAGACCCGCCACGCCCAATTGCTCGAAGGGATGATGCGCTTCTACGGTCTTGAGGTGCGCCACCGCCCGGTGGCACCGCTGAGCGCCAATCTCGAAGACGCCTTTATGGCCCTGGGATACGAGGAATGCCTCGATTCGTTTTTCGCCTTCGGCATGTACAAGCTGGCCTACGAGGCCCGCCTTTTTCCAGAGAGCCTCTTCGCGATTTTTGATCGGCTCATCGACGAAGAAGCCCGCCATAACCTTTACTTTGTCAACTGGGCCGCCTACCACCAGATCCACAAGGGCGAAGGAGCCGAACCGCTGCGCTCGGCGCGGGCACTCTGGTACTACGGCTACGCCCTCGCCCGGTTGGTAGGCGGCCTTGCCAGCGGACGGCCCAATTCGCCCGGCTTCACCGCCCACGGCGCCTCGTCGCTCGCCATCGACTTGACCCCCGAGTCTTTTATCGGGGCGTGCATCGCCCAGCAAAATGTCCGCATGGCTGTCTTCGACCCGCGGCTTTTGCGACCGCAACTGATGCCCGCCCTCGCCGGTTTTGCCTCCGAGGTGCTGCGGCTGTTCAACCCAAAAAAGAGCCATCCGCAATCGCATTCGGCCTAG